The Solidesulfovibrio fructosivorans JJ] nucleotide sequence AGCGACCGGGCGGCATGCCCGTCAAAAGCCCTTGGCGTCCGGGGGCGTCTCCAGTAATATGAAAAGAAAGACCGTATCGGGTTTGGGCCTCGACGTCACGGTGGGCCGGTTACGCCCCTGCGGGACGTCGGGCATTTTAGGACGGAACCGCGTGTAACAGCGTGTGCGATAGGGAAGGAGGGAACCATGCGCGTGGCTTTTGTGGGAGACTCGCTGATCGTCGGCGTGGGTGATCCCTGCTATCTCGGCTGGGTGGGACGGCTTTGTGCCGCCGCGTCCACGGCCGGGCTTGCGCTGACCATGTACAACCTCGGCGTGCGCTCCGAGACGAGCCGGCACGTCAAGAATCGGGCCGGACGCGAATTGCCGCCGCGCCTGCTCCCCCGCGACGAGGCCCGGGTGGTGCTGTCGTTCGGGGTCAACGACGCCAAGGTGGAAAACGGCCGGCGCAAGGTGGAACTGGCCGAGTCGGTGGACAACCTTTTTGCCTGCGCCACCTACGTTTCCAAGCTGTGCCCGCTGCTGGTGGTCGGACCGCCGCCGGTGCTCGACGACGCCCACTGCGCACGGGTGGAGGAGATTTCCGACGCCTTTGCCAGGGCCTGCGACGATATGGGCGTGGCCTATCTGGAAATGTACCGGGCGCTGGGCCACGATGCGACCTACCGCAACAGCCTGGTTGCGGGCGGCGACGGCTACCACCCCGAAGCCGCCGGCTACGCGGCCATGGCCACGCGCGTCGAGGCATGGGACGCCTGGCGCGCTTGGTTTCGATGCTGAAGATCTCTTAAAAAATGAGCTGGGGGGAAACTTTTTTGGAAAAAAGTTTCCCCCCGGACCCCCTTTCAAAAAACTTTTACCGGTTACGGCATGTTGCCATTGTTCCACCCATAACCGTTAAAAATTTTGGGGAGGGGAGAGCGCGAGAGGGGAACCCTTTTTTCAAAAAGGGTTCCCCTCTCGCACGTTTCTCATTTCTTCATCTCCTCAATTCCAACGCCGCCACCACTTCGATGTGGGCGGTGTGGGGGAAGAGGTCCACGGGCGTGACCTGGGTGAGTGTGTAGAGGTCGCTTAGGATTTTGAGGTCCCGGGCCAGGGTGGCCGGGTTGCAGGAGACGTAGACGAGCTTTTCCGGCGCGGCGTCCATGACGGCGGCAAGGGTTTGTCCGTCCGCCCCGGCGCGCGGCGGGTCAAGGGTCACGACCGCCGGTTTGGTCGCGGCCAGGTCGGCAAGGACCGTTGCCGCGTCCCCGGTCTTGAACACGCAGTTTTCGCGTTCGGAAAGCTTGGCCGATTTTTGGGCGTCGGCCACGGCCCGCTTGTCCGCCTCCACGCCGTAGACCGTCTCGAAGCCGGGGGCCAGGGCCAGCGCGATACCGCCGCAGCCGCAGTAGACGTCCCAGAGCGCCCGGTCCGGGGCCGTGCCGGCCGCTTGGGCCACCACGGCATAGAGTTTTTCCGCCGCCGTGGTGTTGGTCTGGGCGAAGGCGTCGGCCGAGATGCGAAGCCGCACGTCCCCGATGCGCTCCTCCAGGTGGTCGGTGCCGAGGGCGAAGACCTGCCGCTCGCCGATGGCCACGGTCGTGGGGGCGCGGCGCACGGAATGGACGAAGCCCGAGACGTCGGGAAAGCGTTCCAGCAGGGCTTCGCCGAAATGATGGGCGGCGTCGCCGGCCCGTCGCGAGGGGCCGGTGATCAGATGAACGAGCCGGCCGCCGGTGGCCAGGGAGCGGCGCACCACGAGGTGTCGCCACACGCCCTTGCCCGTGCGCGGATCGTAGGCGGCAAGGCCCGTGGCGGCGCAGGCCTCGCGGGCGAAGGCCAGGATATCGCCGGTCCGGTCGTCCATGAGCAGGCATTTTTCGATGTCGAGCACCCGGCCCGGGCGCTGGCGTTCGTGCAGTCCCAGATGCAGCCGGCCGGCAAAGG carries:
- a CDS encoding GDSL-type esterase/lipase family protein — translated: MRVAFVGDSLIVGVGDPCYLGWVGRLCAAASTAGLALTMYNLGVRSETSRHVKNRAGRELPPRLLPRDEARVVLSFGVNDAKVENGRRKVELAESVDNLFACATYVSKLCPLLVVGPPPVLDDAHCARVEEISDAFARACDDMGVAYLEMYRALGHDATYRNSLVAGGDGYHPEAAGYAAMATRVEAWDAWRAWFRC
- the rlmD gene encoding 23S rRNA (uracil(1939)-C(5))-methyltransferase RlmD, yielding MDMREDTELTLTVDRLAFGGKGVARVDGLVVFVDGGLPGATVRAKVTRVKKGFAEARAVETLTPAPQAVAAPCPHFGVCGGCLHQDLDYAAQLFWKRQQVAETLSRLGGLRDVDVAPAVASPETYGYRNKMEFAFAGRLHLGLHERQRPGRVLDIEKCLLMDDRTGDILAFAREACAATGLAAYDPRTGKGVWRHLVVRRSLATGGRLVHLITGPSRRAGDAAHHFGEALLERFPDVSGFVHSVRRAPTTVAIGERQVFALGTDHLEERIGDVRLRISADAFAQTNTTAAEKLYAVVAQAAGTAPDRALWDVYCGCGGIALALAPGFETVYGVEADKRAVADAQKSAKLSERENCVFKTGDAATVLADLAATKPAVVTLDPPRAGADGQTLAAVMDAAPEKLVYVSCNPATLARDLKILSDLYTLTQVTPVDLFPHTAHIEVVAALELRR